Proteins from a genomic interval of Corythoichthys intestinalis isolate RoL2023-P3 chromosome 3, ASM3026506v1, whole genome shotgun sequence:
- the LOC130913372 gene encoding long-chain-fatty-acid--CoA ligase ACSBG2-like isoform X1 has translation MCVQSVSQRRLPVSPEISSATGSISEKMAYAFTNGLAGIEGHLVDRKDAQWSGPPTALQQPQAEPPSVALRPRGTDGAALAPAEGLWTTCRDEPVRLRMEESGPAADTPITVHQMFLETVQNFGGCPAMAYKKDGQWEIVTWTRYYQFCRAAAKSFIKLGLERYHGVGILGFNSPEWFIADLGCIFAGGLATGIYTTNSAPACCEVAANSQANIIVVENQQQLDKILQVKDQLPHLKAIVQYKGELKQRLPFLYSWSEFMRLGEDVPEQQLDDSIDRLRANHCCTLIFTSGATGPPKGVMLSHDNVTWTVQRAGEAVGLRYGEESVISYLPLSHVAAQLNDMYITMRFAAATYFAQPDALKGSLGPTLKEVRPTSFLGVPRVWEKMQEKMQEAGAKAGPFKKSVADWAKATGLMYNYSAMHKENRVPWGFTLANQLVFKKVRAALGLDRCRILFTGSAPISKETLEYFMSLNMPLMELYGMSESSGPHTISTNQDYLISSCGKVMEGCKVKLDNQDADGNGEICFWGRNIFMGYLNLDDKTREALDEDGWLHSGDIGKLQRDFLFITGRIKELLITAGGENVAPVHIENTVKSEAPILSNAMLIGDRKKFLSMLVTLKCVPDEDGKPTDKLSPEAVAFCRELGVSATRVSEIVGNKEPAVYKAIQEALERYNGVAVSRAQKVQKFVILERDFSIGGGELGPTMKLRRPIVVQMYQDKIDEMYAE, from the exons ATGTGCGTGCAAAGCGTGTCTCAACGTCGTCTGCCGGTCAGTCCAGAGATTTCCTCAGCAACGGG GAGCATCTCAGAGAAGATGGCCTACGCGTTCACTAACGGGCTCGCGGGCATAGAAGGACACCTCGTCGACAG GAAGGACGCACAATGGAGCGGACCCCCAACTGCACTGCAACAGCCACAAGCAG AGCCTCCCTCCGTGGCGCTGAGGCCCCGGGGCACGGACGGTGCCGCCCTGGCCCCGGCCGAGGGCCTGTGGACCACCTGCAGAGATGAGCCGGTCCGCTTGAGGATGGAGGAATCGGGGCCCGCCGCCGACACCCCCATCACCGTGCACCAGATGTTCCTGGAGACGGTCCAGAACTTCGGGGGGTGCCCGGCCATGGCCTACAAGAAGGACGGCCAGTGGGAGATCGTCACGTGGACGCGCTACTACCAGTTCTGCAGGGCGGCGGCCAAGAGCTTCATCAAG CTGGGCCTGGAGCGCTACCACGGGGTGGGCATCTTGGGCTTTAATTCCCCCGAGTGGTTCATCGCTGATCTGGGCTGCATCTTCGCCGG GGGTCTGGCGACGGGCATTTACACCACCAACTCAGCACCTGCCTGCTGCGAAGTTGCCGCCAATTCGCAGGCTAACATCATAGTGGTGGAGAACCAGCAGCAGCTGGACAAAATCCTACAGGTCAAAGACCAGCTGCCGCATCTCAAAGCCATTGTCCAGTATAAAGGAGAACTCAAGCAGAGGCTGCCCTTCCTCTACTCT TGGTCAGAGTTCATGAGGCTTGGCGAGGATGTGCCCGAACAGCAGCTGGACGACTCCATTGACCGCCTGCGCGCCAACCACTGCTGCACGCTCATCTTCACGTCGGGCGCCACCGGACCACCCAAGGGCGTCATGCTCAGCCACGACAAT GTGACCTGGACGGTCCAGCGGGCCGGAGAGGCCGTGGGCCTGCGCTATGGCGAGGAATCGGTTATCAGCTACCTGCCGCTCAGCCATGTGGCGGCTCAGCTTAATGACATGTATATCACTATGAGGTTCGCCGCCGCCACTTATTTCGCCCAACCTGATGCCCTCAAG GGCTCCTTGGGGCCCACCTTGAAGGAAGTAAGGCCCACCTCCTTCCTGGGCGTCCCTCGCGTTTGGGAAAAGATGCAGGAAAAAATGCAGGAAGCCGGAGCCAAGGCCGGACCCTTCAAGAAGAGCGTTGCCGACTGGGCCAAGGCCACCGGGCTCATGTACAACTACAGCGCCATGCACAA GGAGAATCGCGTGCCGTGGGGCTTCACGCTGGCTAACCAGCTGGTGTTCAAGAAAGTGCGAGCGGCGCTGGGCCTGGACCGCTGTCGAATACTGTTCACGGGCTCGGCGCCGATCTCCAAGGAGACCCTGGAATACTTCATGAGTCTCAATATGCCCCTCATGGAGCTCTATGGCATGAGCGAGAGCTCTGGACCGCACACCATCTCCACCAACCAGGACTACCTCATCTCCAG CTGCGGGAAGGTGATGGAAGGCTGCAAAGTAAAGCTGGACAACCAGGATGCGGACGGAAACGGCGAGATCTGCTTCTGGGGCCGTAACATCTTCATGGGCTACCTCAATCTGGACGACAAGACCCGAGAAGCCCTGGACGAAGATGGCTGGCTGCACTCCGGAGACATCGGCAAGCTGCAGCGGGACTTCCTCTTCATCACCGGAAGGATAAAAG AGCTTCTGATCACCGCCGGTGGCGAGAACGTGGCGCCGGTGCACATTGAAAACACCGTCAAGTCGGAGGCGCCCATCCTCAGCAACGCCATGCTGATCGGCGACAGGAAAAAGTTCCTCTCCATGCTCGTGACGCTCAAA TGCGTGCCGGACGAAGACGGCAAACCCACGGACAAGCTGAGCCCCGAGGCCGTGGCCTTCTGCCGGGAGTTGGGCGTGAGCGCCACCCGAGTGTCAGAAATCGTCGGGAACAAGGAGCCCGCTGTCTACAAGGCCATCCAGGAAGCCCTGGAACGTTACAATGGCGTGGCTGTGTCCAGAGCGCAGAAGGTGCAGAagtttgtcatcttggaaagagACTTCTCCATCGGGGGAGGAGAGCTTG GCCCTACCATGAAGCTCAGGAGGCCAATCGTGGTCCAGATGTACCAGGACAAAATCGACGAGATGTACGCCGAGTAG
- the LOC130913372 gene encoding long-chain-fatty-acid--CoA ligase ACSBG2-like isoform X2 produces the protein MAYAFTNGLAGIEGHLVDRKDAQWSGPPTALQQPQAEPPSVALRPRGTDGAALAPAEGLWTTCRDEPVRLRMEESGPAADTPITVHQMFLETVQNFGGCPAMAYKKDGQWEIVTWTRYYQFCRAAAKSFIKLGLERYHGVGILGFNSPEWFIADLGCIFAGGLATGIYTTNSAPACCEVAANSQANIIVVENQQQLDKILQVKDQLPHLKAIVQYKGELKQRLPFLYSWSEFMRLGEDVPEQQLDDSIDRLRANHCCTLIFTSGATGPPKGVMLSHDNVTWTVQRAGEAVGLRYGEESVISYLPLSHVAAQLNDMYITMRFAAATYFAQPDALKGSLGPTLKEVRPTSFLGVPRVWEKMQEKMQEAGAKAGPFKKSVADWAKATGLMYNYSAMHKENRVPWGFTLANQLVFKKVRAALGLDRCRILFTGSAPISKETLEYFMSLNMPLMELYGMSESSGPHTISTNQDYLISSCGKVMEGCKVKLDNQDADGNGEICFWGRNIFMGYLNLDDKTREALDEDGWLHSGDIGKLQRDFLFITGRIKELLITAGGENVAPVHIENTVKSEAPILSNAMLIGDRKKFLSMLVTLKCVPDEDGKPTDKLSPEAVAFCRELGVSATRVSEIVGNKEPAVYKAIQEALERYNGVAVSRAQKVQKFVILERDFSIGGGELGPTMKLRRPIVVQMYQDKIDEMYAE, from the exons ATGGCCTACGCGTTCACTAACGGGCTCGCGGGCATAGAAGGACACCTCGTCGACAG GAAGGACGCACAATGGAGCGGACCCCCAACTGCACTGCAACAGCCACAAGCAG AGCCTCCCTCCGTGGCGCTGAGGCCCCGGGGCACGGACGGTGCCGCCCTGGCCCCGGCCGAGGGCCTGTGGACCACCTGCAGAGATGAGCCGGTCCGCTTGAGGATGGAGGAATCGGGGCCCGCCGCCGACACCCCCATCACCGTGCACCAGATGTTCCTGGAGACGGTCCAGAACTTCGGGGGGTGCCCGGCCATGGCCTACAAGAAGGACGGCCAGTGGGAGATCGTCACGTGGACGCGCTACTACCAGTTCTGCAGGGCGGCGGCCAAGAGCTTCATCAAG CTGGGCCTGGAGCGCTACCACGGGGTGGGCATCTTGGGCTTTAATTCCCCCGAGTGGTTCATCGCTGATCTGGGCTGCATCTTCGCCGG GGGTCTGGCGACGGGCATTTACACCACCAACTCAGCACCTGCCTGCTGCGAAGTTGCCGCCAATTCGCAGGCTAACATCATAGTGGTGGAGAACCAGCAGCAGCTGGACAAAATCCTACAGGTCAAAGACCAGCTGCCGCATCTCAAAGCCATTGTCCAGTATAAAGGAGAACTCAAGCAGAGGCTGCCCTTCCTCTACTCT TGGTCAGAGTTCATGAGGCTTGGCGAGGATGTGCCCGAACAGCAGCTGGACGACTCCATTGACCGCCTGCGCGCCAACCACTGCTGCACGCTCATCTTCACGTCGGGCGCCACCGGACCACCCAAGGGCGTCATGCTCAGCCACGACAAT GTGACCTGGACGGTCCAGCGGGCCGGAGAGGCCGTGGGCCTGCGCTATGGCGAGGAATCGGTTATCAGCTACCTGCCGCTCAGCCATGTGGCGGCTCAGCTTAATGACATGTATATCACTATGAGGTTCGCCGCCGCCACTTATTTCGCCCAACCTGATGCCCTCAAG GGCTCCTTGGGGCCCACCTTGAAGGAAGTAAGGCCCACCTCCTTCCTGGGCGTCCCTCGCGTTTGGGAAAAGATGCAGGAAAAAATGCAGGAAGCCGGAGCCAAGGCCGGACCCTTCAAGAAGAGCGTTGCCGACTGGGCCAAGGCCACCGGGCTCATGTACAACTACAGCGCCATGCACAA GGAGAATCGCGTGCCGTGGGGCTTCACGCTGGCTAACCAGCTGGTGTTCAAGAAAGTGCGAGCGGCGCTGGGCCTGGACCGCTGTCGAATACTGTTCACGGGCTCGGCGCCGATCTCCAAGGAGACCCTGGAATACTTCATGAGTCTCAATATGCCCCTCATGGAGCTCTATGGCATGAGCGAGAGCTCTGGACCGCACACCATCTCCACCAACCAGGACTACCTCATCTCCAG CTGCGGGAAGGTGATGGAAGGCTGCAAAGTAAAGCTGGACAACCAGGATGCGGACGGAAACGGCGAGATCTGCTTCTGGGGCCGTAACATCTTCATGGGCTACCTCAATCTGGACGACAAGACCCGAGAAGCCCTGGACGAAGATGGCTGGCTGCACTCCGGAGACATCGGCAAGCTGCAGCGGGACTTCCTCTTCATCACCGGAAGGATAAAAG AGCTTCTGATCACCGCCGGTGGCGAGAACGTGGCGCCGGTGCACATTGAAAACACCGTCAAGTCGGAGGCGCCCATCCTCAGCAACGCCATGCTGATCGGCGACAGGAAAAAGTTCCTCTCCATGCTCGTGACGCTCAAA TGCGTGCCGGACGAAGACGGCAAACCCACGGACAAGCTGAGCCCCGAGGCCGTGGCCTTCTGCCGGGAGTTGGGCGTGAGCGCCACCCGAGTGTCAGAAATCGTCGGGAACAAGGAGCCCGCTGTCTACAAGGCCATCCAGGAAGCCCTGGAACGTTACAATGGCGTGGCTGTGTCCAGAGCGCAGAAGGTGCAGAagtttgtcatcttggaaagagACTTCTCCATCGGGGGAGGAGAGCTTG GCCCTACCATGAAGCTCAGGAGGCCAATCGTGGTCCAGATGTACCAGGACAAAATCGACGAGATGTACGCCGAGTAG